A single window of Rhipicephalus microplus isolate Deutch F79 chromosome 5, USDA_Rmic, whole genome shotgun sequence DNA harbors:
- the LOC119174943 gene encoding endosome/lysosome-associated apoptosis and autophagy regulator family member 2-like isoform X2, whose translation MLPSASLLAVVSPLGLLLLTAVKLCGADELPACQPKDFHYEFTECDDQGGRWRVSVPRPQTCVGGAPNAPQRVDDCTTSCAAGSYFDRTRLACVRCPAGKYSLGGGLRFSQWDGELPQGMHVLTEAIESSFRRTNGTSGGAAASSAVNCSAYGWKAFQPYVASQGGPCVSVLTYSAKLVKPGVLTYTYQYTDDTVIFNFEAQNDQCQSIEHSERYKWPQTTEEGKWKTMNVNLQAGLNVLYWKTVGMDAGEGKTNRPVKIKSIEISGVAYTSECTPCAPGTYSDSEGAVECKPCPLNTYSIGDASQCKACGPEEFALPGSSQCGKRPACTPDDYYEIRSPCDHRTNMTTVSYDWVSPKVCDQHHPDSVHLPVSGMTVACPPCNPGMHHGNRHMCDYCPPGNYSDGYKECQDCPASTVPNYGFFLKTWQELPSNMASRCMSLQGWGCRNATAWKAAGSYVQSGQGHGDDAYLILSLEVGGFRRRDVFFGGRTTAYGTVSFTFELDCSGLCELVFMSSNTRQGVSVVKSWTGRQDKQHYTHYVQQNDSYTFSWAFQRSASDPASPRSNRRRQQTEDSAIIYDIHVTNTVHGGAEKCIPCPEGSEAKGCIPCGPGQYIEDRENLVCKQCPANTYVTERLPYGVSSCKSCGPGLRSENGQACYSDCRVYLQHGDEFDFHTLPSYLEVRGRKLFTASGTQYYHVFNISLCGNEGKPVAVCGNNVTYHMQDEFSGDSVMSQVCRSTIVPSQQADIGTPLAIQSVSLGDELIGITTRPSYNDIDVLKEFLPGPGQKPDVHFFYYSATPTQACLKGRATTITMRCDKNAGANGTVSLPTSCPDGTCDGCSFHFMWRTALACRICKPDDYQVVKGECVGGVQKLHYISPQGCIPRGSAADTMTRTQPCSMIPRQLQIIIAIGVGLGVLLFGLLVYFWKKNRRLEYKYMKLVQSSSGKDGELPAAESCAIEEDEEDHFENGGYDAKNNKGLLQKFRTVRIGSEWRGTPL comes from the exons TGGGCGGCGCGCCCAACGCGCCGCAGCGGGTGGACGACTGCACGACGTCGTGCGCCGCGGGCTCGTACTTCGACCGGACGCGGCTGGCGTGCGTGCGCTGTCCCGCGGGCAAGTACTCGCTCGGAGGGGGCCTGCGCTTCAGCCAGTGGGACGGCGAGCTGCCGCAGGGAATGCACGTCCTCACCGAGGCCATCGAGTCCAGCTTCCGCAGGACAAACGGCACCAGCGGCGGCGCCGCCGCATCGAGCGCCGTCAACTGCTCGGC GTACGGTTGGAAGGCGTTCCAGCCTTACGTGGCCTCCCAAGGGGGACCCTGCGTGTCGGTGCTCACCTACTCTGCCAAACTGGTGAAGCCCGGCGTGCTCACGTACACCTACCAGTACACCGACGACACCGTCATCTTCAACTTCGAG GCGCAAAACGACCAGTGTCAGAGCATCGAACACTCGGAGAGGTACAAGTGGCCTCAGACGACGGAGGAGGGAAAATGGAAGACCATGAAT GTTAACCTACAGGCTGGCTTGAATGTTCTCTACTGGAAGACGGTGGGCATGGACGCCGGCGAAGGGAAGACCAACAGGCCCGTGAAGATCAAGAGCATCGAGATCAGCG GTGTGGCCTACACGTCGGAGTGCACCCCGTGCGCCCCCGGCACGTACAGCGACTCCGAGGGGGCGGTAGAGTGCAAGCCGTGTCCCCTGAACACCTACTCTATCGGCGACGCCTCCCAGTGCAAGGCGTGTGGACCCGAGGAGTTTGCCC TTCCCGGCTCGTCGCAGTGCGGCAAGCGTCCGGCGTGCACTCCGGACGACTACTACGAGATTCGTAGCCCGTGCGACCACCGCACCAACATGACCACCGTGTCGTACGACTGGGTGTCGCCCAAGGTGTGCGACCAGCACCACCCGGACTCGGTGCACCTGCCGGTCTCGGGCATGACGGTGGCCTGTCCGCCCTGCAACCCGGGCATGCACCACGGGAACCGGCACATGTGCGACTACTGCCCGCCGGGGAACTACTCGGACGGATACAAGG AATGCCAAGATTGCCCTGCGTCCACGGTTCCAAACTACGGTTTCTTCCTGAAGACGTGGCAAGAGCTTCCGAGCAACATGGCGTCGCGCTGCATGAGCCTTCAGG GCTGGGGCTGCCGCAACGCGACGGCCTGGAAGGCGGCTGGCAGCTACGTGCAGAGCGGCCAGGGCCACGGCGACGACGCCTACCTGATCCTGTCGCTGGAGGTCGGAGGCTTCCGGCGCCGCGACGTGTTCTTCGGCGGCCGCACCACTGCTTACGGCACCGTCAGCTTCACCTTCGAGCTCGACTGCTCCGGGCTGTGCGAGCTCGTCTTCATGTCC tCTAACACTAGACAGGGCGTGTCAGTCGTCAAGTCCTGGACTGGTAGGCAAGACAAGCAACACTACAC GCACTACGTGCAACAGAACGACAGCTACACGTTCAGCTGGGCGTTCCAGAGGTCGGCCAGTGACCCGGCGTCGCCGCGCAGCAACCGAAGACGCCAGCAGACCGAAGACTCGGCCATCATCTACGACATCCACGTGACCAACACCGTTCACGGTGGAGCCGAGAAGTGCATCCCTTGCCCCGAAGGGAGCGAGGCCAAAGg GTGCATACCATGCGGTCCGGGCCAGTACATCGAGGACCGCGAGAACCTCGTGTGCAAGCAGTGTCCGGCCAACACGTACGTGACCGAGAGGCTTCCGTACGGCGTCTCTTCGTGCAAGTCCTGCGGGCCGGGGCTCCGCAGTGAGAACGGCCAGGCCTGCTACAGCGACTGCCGCGTCTACCTGCAGCACGGGGACGAGTTCGATTTCCACACGCTGCCGTC GTACCTGGAAGTCCGAGGCCGCAAGCTGTTCACGGCTAGCGGAACTCAGTACTACCACGTGTTCAACATCAGCCTCTGCGGCAACGAAGGAAAACCGGTGGCGGTGTGTGGGAACaacgtcacgtaccac ATGCAGGATGAGTTCTCCGGCGACAGTGTCATGTCTCAAGTGTGCAGATCAACAATCGTGCCTTCGCAGCAAGCTGACATCGGCACGCCGCTGGCCATCCAGTCTGTGAG CTTGGGAGACGAATTGATTGGCATCACGACCCGACCATCATACAATGACATCGACGTTCTCAAGGAGTTCCTCCCAG GTCCAGGCCAGAAACCGGATGTGCATTTCTTCTATTACTCAGCCAC GCCAACGCAGGCGTGCCTGAAGGGTCGTGCCACCACCATCACGATGCGATGCGACAAGAACGCCGGCGCCAACGGCACTGTGTCGCTGCCCACGTCGTGTCCCGACGGCACGTGCGACGGCTGCTCCTTCCACTTCATGTGGCGGACGGCGCTGGCCTGCCGAATCTGCAAGCCGGACGACTACCAG GTTGTGAAAGGCGAGTGCGTGGGCGGCGTTCAGAAGCTGCACTACATCTCGCCCCAGGGCTGCATACCGCGCGGAAGCGCCGCCGACACCATGACACGCACGCAGCCCTGTTCGATGATCCCTCGCCAACTGCAGATCATCATCGCCATCGGGGTCGGCCTCGGCGTGCTACTGTTCGGCCTGCTCGTCTACTTCTGGAAGAAGAACAGGAG GTTGGAGTACAAGTACATGAAGCTGGTCCAGTCTAGCTCGGGCAAAGACGGCGAGCTGCCGGCGGCCGAGAGCTGCGCCATAGAGGAGGACGAGGAGGACCACTTCGAGAACGGCGGTTACGACGCCAAGAACAACAAGGGACTCCTGCAGAAGTTCCGCACCGTCCGCATCGGAAGCG agtggaGAGGGACACCACTTTGA
- the LOC119174943 gene encoding endosome/lysosome-associated apoptosis and autophagy regulator family member 2-like isoform X1, protein MLPSASLLAVVSPLGLLLLTAVKLCGADELPACQPKDFHYEFTECDDQGGRWRVSVPRPQTCVGGAPNAPQRVDDCTTSCAAGSYFDRTRLACVRCPAGKYSLGGGLRFSQWDGELPQGMHVLTEAIESSFRRTNGTSGGAAASSAVNCSAYGWKAFQPYVASQGGPCVSVLTYSAKLVKPGVLTYTYQYTDDTVIFNFEAQNDQCQSIEHSERYKWPQTTEEGKWKTMNVNLQAGLNVLYWKTVGMDAGEGKTNRPVKIKSIEISGVAYTSECTPCAPGTYSDSEGAVECKPCPLNTYSIGDASQCKACGPEEFALPGSSQCGKRPACTPDDYYEIRSPCDHRTNMTTVSYDWVSPKVCDQHHPDSVHLPVSGMTVACPPCNPGMHHGNRHMCDYCPPGNYSDGYKECQDCPASTVPNYGFFLKTWQELPSNMASRCMSLQGWGCRNATAWKAAGSYVQSGQGHGDDAYLILSLEVGGFRRRDVFFGGRTTAYGTVSFTFELDCSGLCELVFMSSNTRQGVSVVKSWTGRQDKQHYTHYVQQNDSYTFSWAFQRSASDPASPRSNRRRQQTEDSAIIYDIHVTNTVHGGAEKCIPCPEGSEAKGCIPCGPGQYIEDRENLVCKQCPANTYVTERLPYGVSSCKSCGPGLRSENGQACYSDCRVYLQHGDEFDFHTLPSYLEVRGRKLFTASGTQYYHVFNISLCGNEGKPVAVCGNNVTYHMQDEFSGDSVMSQVCRSTIVPSQQADIGTPLAIQSVSLGDELIGITTRPSYNDIDVLKEFLPGPGQKPDVHFFYYSATPTQACLKGRATTITMRCDKNAGANGTVSLPTSCPDGTCDGCSFHFMWRTALACRICKPDDYQVVKGECVGGVQKLHYISPQGCIPRGSAADTMTRTQPCSMIPRQLQIIIAIGVGLGVLLFGLLVYFWKKNRRLEYKYMKLVQSSSGKDGELPAAESCAIEEDEEDHFENGGYDAKNNKGLLQKFRTVRIGSGKSGEGHHFETIHLTKGEMVS, encoded by the exons TGGGCGGCGCGCCCAACGCGCCGCAGCGGGTGGACGACTGCACGACGTCGTGCGCCGCGGGCTCGTACTTCGACCGGACGCGGCTGGCGTGCGTGCGCTGTCCCGCGGGCAAGTACTCGCTCGGAGGGGGCCTGCGCTTCAGCCAGTGGGACGGCGAGCTGCCGCAGGGAATGCACGTCCTCACCGAGGCCATCGAGTCCAGCTTCCGCAGGACAAACGGCACCAGCGGCGGCGCCGCCGCATCGAGCGCCGTCAACTGCTCGGC GTACGGTTGGAAGGCGTTCCAGCCTTACGTGGCCTCCCAAGGGGGACCCTGCGTGTCGGTGCTCACCTACTCTGCCAAACTGGTGAAGCCCGGCGTGCTCACGTACACCTACCAGTACACCGACGACACCGTCATCTTCAACTTCGAG GCGCAAAACGACCAGTGTCAGAGCATCGAACACTCGGAGAGGTACAAGTGGCCTCAGACGACGGAGGAGGGAAAATGGAAGACCATGAAT GTTAACCTACAGGCTGGCTTGAATGTTCTCTACTGGAAGACGGTGGGCATGGACGCCGGCGAAGGGAAGACCAACAGGCCCGTGAAGATCAAGAGCATCGAGATCAGCG GTGTGGCCTACACGTCGGAGTGCACCCCGTGCGCCCCCGGCACGTACAGCGACTCCGAGGGGGCGGTAGAGTGCAAGCCGTGTCCCCTGAACACCTACTCTATCGGCGACGCCTCCCAGTGCAAGGCGTGTGGACCCGAGGAGTTTGCCC TTCCCGGCTCGTCGCAGTGCGGCAAGCGTCCGGCGTGCACTCCGGACGACTACTACGAGATTCGTAGCCCGTGCGACCACCGCACCAACATGACCACCGTGTCGTACGACTGGGTGTCGCCCAAGGTGTGCGACCAGCACCACCCGGACTCGGTGCACCTGCCGGTCTCGGGCATGACGGTGGCCTGTCCGCCCTGCAACCCGGGCATGCACCACGGGAACCGGCACATGTGCGACTACTGCCCGCCGGGGAACTACTCGGACGGATACAAGG AATGCCAAGATTGCCCTGCGTCCACGGTTCCAAACTACGGTTTCTTCCTGAAGACGTGGCAAGAGCTTCCGAGCAACATGGCGTCGCGCTGCATGAGCCTTCAGG GCTGGGGCTGCCGCAACGCGACGGCCTGGAAGGCGGCTGGCAGCTACGTGCAGAGCGGCCAGGGCCACGGCGACGACGCCTACCTGATCCTGTCGCTGGAGGTCGGAGGCTTCCGGCGCCGCGACGTGTTCTTCGGCGGCCGCACCACTGCTTACGGCACCGTCAGCTTCACCTTCGAGCTCGACTGCTCCGGGCTGTGCGAGCTCGTCTTCATGTCC tCTAACACTAGACAGGGCGTGTCAGTCGTCAAGTCCTGGACTGGTAGGCAAGACAAGCAACACTACAC GCACTACGTGCAACAGAACGACAGCTACACGTTCAGCTGGGCGTTCCAGAGGTCGGCCAGTGACCCGGCGTCGCCGCGCAGCAACCGAAGACGCCAGCAGACCGAAGACTCGGCCATCATCTACGACATCCACGTGACCAACACCGTTCACGGTGGAGCCGAGAAGTGCATCCCTTGCCCCGAAGGGAGCGAGGCCAAAGg GTGCATACCATGCGGTCCGGGCCAGTACATCGAGGACCGCGAGAACCTCGTGTGCAAGCAGTGTCCGGCCAACACGTACGTGACCGAGAGGCTTCCGTACGGCGTCTCTTCGTGCAAGTCCTGCGGGCCGGGGCTCCGCAGTGAGAACGGCCAGGCCTGCTACAGCGACTGCCGCGTCTACCTGCAGCACGGGGACGAGTTCGATTTCCACACGCTGCCGTC GTACCTGGAAGTCCGAGGCCGCAAGCTGTTCACGGCTAGCGGAACTCAGTACTACCACGTGTTCAACATCAGCCTCTGCGGCAACGAAGGAAAACCGGTGGCGGTGTGTGGGAACaacgtcacgtaccac ATGCAGGATGAGTTCTCCGGCGACAGTGTCATGTCTCAAGTGTGCAGATCAACAATCGTGCCTTCGCAGCAAGCTGACATCGGCACGCCGCTGGCCATCCAGTCTGTGAG CTTGGGAGACGAATTGATTGGCATCACGACCCGACCATCATACAATGACATCGACGTTCTCAAGGAGTTCCTCCCAG GTCCAGGCCAGAAACCGGATGTGCATTTCTTCTATTACTCAGCCAC GCCAACGCAGGCGTGCCTGAAGGGTCGTGCCACCACCATCACGATGCGATGCGACAAGAACGCCGGCGCCAACGGCACTGTGTCGCTGCCCACGTCGTGTCCCGACGGCACGTGCGACGGCTGCTCCTTCCACTTCATGTGGCGGACGGCGCTGGCCTGCCGAATCTGCAAGCCGGACGACTACCAG GTTGTGAAAGGCGAGTGCGTGGGCGGCGTTCAGAAGCTGCACTACATCTCGCCCCAGGGCTGCATACCGCGCGGAAGCGCCGCCGACACCATGACACGCACGCAGCCCTGTTCGATGATCCCTCGCCAACTGCAGATCATCATCGCCATCGGGGTCGGCCTCGGCGTGCTACTGTTCGGCCTGCTCGTCTACTTCTGGAAGAAGAACAGGAG GTTGGAGTACAAGTACATGAAGCTGGTCCAGTCTAGCTCGGGCAAAGACGGCGAGCTGCCGGCGGCCGAGAGCTGCGCCATAGAGGAGGACGAGGAGGACCACTTCGAGAACGGCGGTTACGACGCCAAGAACAACAAGGGACTCCTGCAGAAGTTCCGCACCGTCCGCATCGGAAGCGGTAAG agtggaGAGGGACACCACTTTGAAACTATCCACCTGACCAAAGGCGAGATGGTGTCGTGA
- the Prp16 gene encoding ATP-dependent RNA helicase l(1)G0007: MSEFESIHRLEGIEEKVGGLIKKKSVHEFKAPVQRKSVLGLDVLAAAKRKQKLEEEESAKKSRKDGDRSDESSRDRSELTFNRQYRKPRIETPTHTGGVDAKYAERIRDQREQHNRGVYASSKDSRKRPEPPSSRDRDRDRRDDRRDSGRSSSHRSRRDWSETPPRFKDPPTPNIRPKDTPSRSNWEEDEDTPSRRSSWDVLTPSPRDGSDRRSTDRRYRRPTDTPRATPAHKYNAWAADRRRTYATPGSKRGKDEKIPWNEDGEQKVEWEVEQQRLDREWYSLDEGYDEVHNPFASIPQEYTKKKEEALEQKKIKKVSAQQRQINKDNEKWETNRMLTSGVVLKVDVNNDFEEVNEAKVHVLVHNIVPPFLDGRIVFTKQPEPVLPVKDATSDMAIVSRKGSAVVRFYREQKERKKAQKKEWELAGTKLGNILGVAKKDDERDDKEEADYKTEQRFADHIKDADSQGTSEFSRKKTLIQQRQYLPVFAARQELLRIIRENSIVIIVGETGSGKTTQLTQYLHEDGYSKYGMIGCTQPRRVAAMSVAKRVSDEMGCKLGEEVGYAIRFEDCTCEKTIIKYMTDGILLRESLREPDLDQYSAVIMDEAHERSLSTEVLFGLLREVVARRQDLKLIVTSATMDATKFATFFGSVPVYTIPGRTFPVELFFSKNPVEDYVDAAVKQTLQIHLQPQVGDILVFMPGQEDIEVTCELIAERLGEIDNAPQLAILPIYSQLPSDLQAKIFQKAPDGVRKCVVATNIAETSLTVDGISFVVDSGYCKLKVYNPRIGMDALQIYPVSQANANQRSGRAGRTGPGTCFRLYTDNQYKNELLKTTVPEIQRTNLANVVLLLKSLGVQDLLQFHFMDPPPQDNILNSMYQLWILGALDNVGTLTPLGRHMVEFPLDPPLSKMVIVSCDMGCSEEILTIVSMLSVPSIFYRPKGREEDSDAAREKFQVPESDHLTFLNVFLQWKINHYSSSWCNEHFIHVKSMRKVREVRQQLKDIMGQQKMKLISCGTDWDVVRKCICSAFFLQAARLKGIGEYINCRTGMPCHLHPTSALFGMGYTPDYVVYHELIMTTKEYMQCVTAVDGNWLAELGPMFYSVRESGRSRHRTQRDHQSQMEQEMALAEQQLRRRKDEHDEKQAAASMRAARIATPGYQLEGALATPRRTPARFGL; encoded by the coding sequence ATGAGTGAGTTCGAGTCCATACATCGCCTAGAAGGCATCGAAGAGAAGGTGGGTGGCCTCATCAAAAAGAAGTCTGTTCACGAGTTCAAAGCTCCCGTCCAGAGGAAGTCTGTCCTCGGCCTTGACGTTCTTGCGGCCGCGAAGAGGAAGCAAAAACTCGAAGAAGAAGAAAGTGCCAAAAAATCTCGTAAAGATGGTGATCGCAGTGATGAGTCAAGTCGTGATAGATCGGAGTTGACGTTTAACAGGCAGTACCGGAAACCACGTATAGAGACTCCAACACACACCGGTGGAGTGGACGCCAAGTATGCCGAGCGTATTCGCGACCAGCGCGAGCAGCATAACCGTGGCGTTTACGCATCTTCGAAGGACTCGAGGAAGCGTCCCGAACCTCCGTCATCTCGTGATCGGGACAGAGATCGGCGGGACGACAGGCGCGACTCCGGGCGCTCCTCGTCGCACCGTTCTCGCAGAGACTGGAGCGAAACGCCGCCGCGTTTTAAGGACCCCCCTACACCCAATATTCGACCAAAGGACACGCCGTCGCGCTCTAACTGGGAGGAAGACGAGGACACGCCATCGCGACGGTCCTCCTGGGACGTGCTCACGCCGTCACCTCGCGATGGCTCCGACCGGCGCAGCACGGACAGGAGGTATCGGCGTCCGACGGACACACCGCGTGCTACGCCGGCTCACAAGTACAACGCCTGGGCCGCCGACAGGCGCAGGACGTACGCTACGCCAGGCAGCAAGCGCGGCAAAGACGAGAAGATTCCGTGGAACGAGGATGGTGAGCAAAAAGTAGAGTGGGAGGTGGAGCAGCAGAGGCTAGACCGCGAGTGGTACAGCCTCGACGAAGGCTACGACGAGGTGCACAACCCGTTCGCCAGCATACCGCAGGAGTACACCAAGAAGAAGGAGGAAGCCCTAGAGCAGAAGAAAATCAAGAAGGTTTCAGCTCAACAGAGGCAGATTAACAAAGATAACGAAAAGTGGGAGACCAATCGAATGCTCACGAGTGGTGTAGTGCTCAAAGTTGATGTGAACAATGACTTTGAGGAAGTGAACGAGGCAAAGGTGCATGTTCTCGTGCACAACATTGTGCCGCCGTTTCTTGATGGGCGTATTGTGTTTACGAAACAGCCCGAACCAGTGCTTCCTGTGAAAGACGCTACGTCTGACATggccattgtgtctcgcaaaggCAGCGCGGTCGTTCGTTTCTACAGAGAGCAAAAGGAGCGCAAGAAAGCTCAGAAGAAAGAATGGGAGCTGGCAGGCACCAAACTGGGCAACATTTTGGGTGTTGCAAAAAAGGATGACGAGCGCGACGACAAAGAAGAAGCTGACTACAAGACTGAGCAGCGTTTTGCTGATCACATCAAGGATGCTGACAGTCAGGGAACCAGCGAATTTTCACGGAAAAAGACGTTGATACAGCAGAGACAGTATTTGCCTGTGTTTGCAGCACGACAGGAGCTTCTGCGCATCATCAGGGAGAACAGCATTGTAATCATTGTTGGTGAAACAGGCTCTGGAAAAACTACACAGCTAACCCAGTACCTTCATGAAGATGGGTATAGCAAGTATGGCATGATTGGTTGCACACAACCCAGAAGAGTGGCAGCCATGTCTGTAGCAAAGCGAGTGTCGGACGAAATGGGCTGCAAGCTGGGTGAAGAAGTGGGTTATGCAATTCGATTTGAAGACTGCACTTGTGAGAAGACGATAATCAAGTACATGACTGATGGTATTCTCTTGAGGGAGTCCTTAAGAGAGCCAGACCTTGATCAGTACAGTGCTGTCATTATGGACGAAGCCCACGAGAGGTCTCTTAGCACTGAAGTCCTTTTTGGTTTGCTTCGTGAAGTGGTGGCACGCAGGCAGGACTTGAAGCTCATTGTTACATCTGCAACTATGGATGCCACAAAGTTTGCCACGTTCTTTGGCAGCGTACCTGTgtacaccattcccgggagaacTTTTCCTGTTGAACTTTTCTTCAGCAAAAATCCTGTTGAAGACTATGTAGATGCTGCTGTTAAGCAAACACTTCAGATTCACTTGCAGCCCCAAGTTGGGGACATATTGGTGTTCATGCCCGGACAGGAAGATATTGAAGTGACCTGTGAGCTTATTGCAGAGAGACTTGGGGAAATTGATAATGCGCCCCAGTTAGCCATTTTGCCTATTTATTCCCAGCTGCCTAGCGACCTTCAAGCAAAGATTTTCCAGAAGGCTCCAGATGGAGTAAGAAAGTGTGTAGTGGCAACAAACATTGCTGAAACTTCACTTACAGTTGATGGAATTAGCTTTGTTGTTGACAGTGGCTACTGCAAATTGAAAGTATACAACCCTCGCATTGGTATGGATGCACTGCAAATATACCCCGTTAGCCAAGCAAATGCAAACCAGCGCTCCGGACGAGCTGGTCGTACAGGACCAGGGACATGTTTCAGGTTATACACAGATAACCAGTATAAGAACGAGCTGCTTAAAACAACTGTGCCAGAGATCCAAAGGACTAACCTTGCAAATGTTGTATTACTTCTCAAGTCTTTAGGTGTGCAAGACCTACTTCAGTTTCACTTCATGGATCCACCACCTCAGGACAACATATTGAATTCTATGTATCAGCTGTGGATTCTGGGGGCCTTGGACAATGTTGGAACTTTGACCCCATTAGGACGGCACATGGTCGAATTTCCCCTCGATCCTCCCCTCTCTAAAATGGTCATTGTTTCTTGTGATATGGGCTGCAGCGAAGAGATTCTCACCATAGTTTCAATGCTCTCTGTGCCCAGCATTTTCTACCGTCCCAAGGGAAGAGAAGAAGACAGCGACGCCGCACGAGAAAAGTTTCAGGTACCCGAAAGCGACCATCTGACCTTCCTCAACGTGTTCCTTCAGTGGAAGATAAACCACTACTCATCATCCTGGTGTAATGAGCACTTCATTCACGTCAAGTCCATGCGTAAAGTGCGTGAAGTGCGACAGCAGCTGAAGGACATTATGGGCCAGCAGAAGATGAAGCTCATCTCATGTGGCACTGACTGGGATGTGGTCCGCAAGTGCATTTGCTCTGCTTTCTTCCTCCAGGCAGCCCGACTCAAGGGAATAGGAGAGTACATAAACTGTCGCACAGGCATGCCTTGCCACCTCCATCCGACTAGTGCACTCTTTGGAATGGGCTACACACCAGACTATGTTGTCTACCACGAACTTATCATGACCACGAAAGAATACATGCAGTGTGTCACTGCTGTGGACGGTAACTGGCTGGCTGAACTTGGTCCCATGTTCTACAGTGTGCGTGAGTCTGGCAGGTCACGGCATAGGACGCAGCGAGACCATCAGTCACAGATGGAACAGGAGATGGCTCTCGCTGAGCAGCAGCTCCGGCGTCGCAAGGATGAGCATGATGAGAAGCAGGCAGCGGCTTCAATGCGTGCAGCACGCATCGCGACACCTGGCTACCAGCTAGAGGGTGCCCTTGCTACACCCAGACGAACTCCAGCCAGGTTTGGACTTTAG